The Cryptosporangium minutisporangium genome has a window encoding:
- a CDS encoding NAD(P)-dependent alcohol dehydrogenase, whose amino-acid sequence MTSSRSAVLRDLAGPFSIETVTVDPPGPGEALVRIVAAGLCHTDQFGRSGFLGDTFLPAILGHEGAGIVEAVGPGVTTVAPGDHVVLSFDSCGSCDACIAGEPTNCVSFELHNITGARPDGSGCVTDASGARVTSRWFGQSSFGEFTLATVRNMVKVGQDVPLTLLGPLGCGIQTGAGVVLNTARLAPGQSIGVFGVGAVGLAAVMAAKLSGASEIVAVDLHPARLELAQELGATRVVDGKDAELVAAVRGDGPGLDVTFDTTGVSSVMSAAVDALRRPGKCILVGAGLDSLTVHPAALAGKTVTYVYEGSAVPQVFIPRLIDLWKRGLFPFDRLITEYPFEAIDQAEADANAGTAIKPVLLLEPPAGA is encoded by the coding sequence ATGACCTCCTCACGCAGCGCCGTCCTCCGCGACCTGGCCGGTCCGTTCTCGATCGAGACCGTCACCGTCGATCCACCCGGTCCGGGGGAGGCGCTGGTCCGGATCGTGGCGGCCGGACTGTGCCACACCGATCAGTTCGGCCGGAGCGGCTTCCTCGGCGACACGTTCCTCCCGGCGATCCTGGGCCACGAGGGAGCCGGGATCGTGGAGGCGGTCGGACCCGGGGTCACCACGGTGGCGCCCGGCGACCACGTGGTCCTCTCCTTCGATTCGTGCGGTTCCTGTGACGCCTGCATCGCCGGTGAGCCGACGAACTGCGTCTCGTTCGAGCTGCACAACATCACCGGTGCGCGCCCCGACGGCAGCGGCTGCGTCACCGACGCGTCCGGAGCGCGGGTGACCAGCCGGTGGTTCGGGCAGTCGTCGTTCGGCGAGTTCACGCTGGCGACCGTGCGGAACATGGTGAAGGTCGGCCAGGACGTGCCGCTGACGCTGCTCGGTCCGCTCGGCTGTGGCATCCAGACCGGCGCGGGGGTCGTGCTCAACACGGCGCGGCTCGCGCCGGGGCAGTCGATCGGCGTCTTCGGCGTCGGTGCGGTCGGGCTCGCCGCGGTGATGGCCGCGAAGCTCTCCGGGGCGAGCGAGATCGTCGCGGTCGACCTGCACCCGGCGCGACTCGAGCTCGCCCAGGAGCTGGGCGCCACCCGGGTCGTCGACGGCAAGGACGCGGAGCTGGTGGCGGCGGTGCGCGGCGACGGGCCCGGCCTGGACGTCACGTTCGACACCACCGGCGTCAGCAGCGTGATGAGCGCGGCGGTCGACGCCCTCCGGCGCCCCGGGAAGTGCATCCTGGTCGGCGCGGGGCTCGACTCGCTCACCGTGCACCCGGCCGCGCTCGCCGGGAAGACCGTGACCTACGTCTACGAGGGCAGCGCGGTGCCGCAGGTGTTCATCCCGCGCCTGATCGATCTCTGGAAGCGCGGGCTGTTCCCGTTCGATCGACTGATCACCGAGTATCCGTTCGAGGCGATCGACCAGGCGGAGGCCGACGCCAACGCGGGAACGGCGATCAAGCCCGTCCTTTTGCTCGAGCCGCCTGCGGGCGCCTGA
- a CDS encoding cytochrome P450, with translation MPLFATPHPVTTEVDISSQRFWALPFAEREQSFARLRAEAPVSWHPPVEVDFPHDQRGFWAVTRAEDITAVSRDSEVFESKHGITLDPVSPEESVAVSFFLAMDPPEHTRYRKLISAAFTPKAIGRITERIERNAASIVDGLIGAGDVDFVEACSSRLPMTTVSDIVGVPESERDRVSRAAEHLVGGGDAAGLSREEFHSFAFGEVLYLFQVGADLAAHRRKNPADDLMTNLVQAEIDGHRLTDDNIGAFMVLMSVAGNDTTKQATTRTMLALHAHAAQREWLREDFGGRIMPAIEEFVRYATPVMQFTRTASRDVVLNGGRIAAGDKVALFYCSGNRDERVFDRPDVFDLTRPKSAHVGFGGGGAHFCLGSGVAKTQLRAIIGQLLTRVPAIEFGEPVPLESNFIHGIASLPAHIGA, from the coding sequence ATGCCCCTGTTCGCGACGCCCCACCCGGTGACGACCGAGGTCGACATCTCCTCCCAGCGGTTCTGGGCGCTCCCGTTCGCCGAGCGGGAGCAGTCGTTCGCCCGGTTACGCGCCGAGGCGCCGGTCAGCTGGCACCCGCCGGTCGAGGTCGACTTCCCGCACGACCAGCGGGGATTCTGGGCGGTGACCCGCGCCGAGGACATCACGGCCGTCAGCCGCGACAGCGAGGTGTTCGAGTCCAAACACGGCATCACGCTGGACCCGGTGTCGCCGGAGGAGTCCGTCGCGGTCTCGTTCTTCCTCGCGATGGACCCGCCCGAGCACACCCGGTACCGGAAGCTGATCAGCGCGGCGTTCACGCCGAAGGCGATCGGGCGGATCACCGAACGGATCGAGCGGAACGCGGCGTCGATCGTCGACGGGCTGATCGGGGCGGGCGACGTCGATTTCGTCGAGGCCTGCTCCAGCCGGTTGCCGATGACCACGGTCTCCGACATCGTCGGGGTGCCGGAGTCCGAGCGCGACCGGGTCTCCCGCGCGGCCGAGCACCTGGTCGGCGGCGGGGACGCGGCCGGCCTGTCGCGCGAGGAGTTCCACTCGTTCGCGTTCGGCGAGGTGCTCTACCTGTTCCAGGTCGGCGCCGACCTCGCCGCCCACCGGCGGAAGAACCCCGCCGACGACCTGATGACGAACCTCGTCCAGGCCGAGATCGACGGGCACCGGCTGACCGACGACAATATCGGCGCGTTCATGGTGCTGATGAGCGTCGCGGGCAACGACACCACCAAGCAGGCGACGACGCGGACGATGCTCGCGCTGCACGCGCACGCCGCGCAGCGCGAGTGGCTGAGGGAGGACTTCGGTGGCCGCATCATGCCGGCGATCGAGGAGTTCGTCCGCTACGCGACCCCGGTCATGCAGTTCACCCGGACCGCGTCCCGCGACGTCGTGCTGAACGGCGGACGGATCGCGGCCGGCGACAAGGTCGCGCTGTTCTACTGCTCCGGCAACCGCGACGAGCGGGTCTTCGACCGGCCGGACGTCTTCGACCTGACGCGACCGAAGAGCGCGCACGTCGGATTCGGTGGCGGCGGCGCGCACTTCTGCCTGGGCAGCGGTGTCGCCAAGACCCAGTTGCGCGCGATCATCGGCCAGTTGCTCACCCGGGTTCCGGCGATCGAGTTCGGCGAGCCGGTTCCGCTGGAGAGCAACTTCATCCACGGCATCGCGTCCCTGCCCGCCCACATCGGAGCCTGA
- a CDS encoding AMP-binding protein yields MSTPDQAPPGAYVLAADDPQRLALVGPDGREVTFGELGEAANRLADAFRARGLGAGDVVATMLHNSVEHFEAVLATTQIGLFQVPINVHLTPEEAAYIVTDSGAKALIAHDDLALGLAPVADQLPVARFAVGTPVAGWADYDVWKAEGSANPPDDRVAGAYLGYTSGTTGRPKGVRREIPPIPPELMITFFGSLLSGFALYPGPGVHLACSPLYHAAPGNIAAQSLHLGHTVVILPKFEPETVLRTIERYRVTSSQLVPTHVHRLLRLPADVRGRYDLSSLTNLLVAGAPFGPETKQAALDWLGPVVWEYLASTEGMVAIASPADARSHPGTVGRPTSEVRILDDDGEPVPVGEAGRIFFASPSAFVYHNDPEKTAAAVRPDGFVTAGDLGQLDEDGYLYLLDRRDDLIISGGVNVYPSEVEQRLLLHPAVADVAVIGAPDPEWGQTVVAIVQTEPGTTPGEALVGELDRHCRQGLAAQKCPRRFEFREALPRTPTGKLLRRTLREEVSAA; encoded by the coding sequence ATGTCCACACCCGACCAGGCACCACCCGGCGCTTACGTGCTCGCCGCCGACGATCCGCAGCGCCTCGCGCTCGTCGGGCCGGACGGCCGCGAGGTGACGTTCGGCGAACTCGGCGAGGCGGCGAACCGCCTCGCCGATGCGTTCCGCGCACGGGGCCTCGGCGCCGGTGACGTGGTCGCCACGATGCTGCACAACTCGGTCGAGCACTTCGAGGCGGTGCTGGCCACGACGCAGATCGGCCTGTTCCAGGTGCCGATCAACGTTCACCTCACGCCGGAAGAGGCCGCGTACATCGTCACCGACAGCGGCGCGAAGGCGCTGATCGCGCACGACGACCTCGCGCTCGGATTGGCGCCGGTCGCGGATCAGTTGCCGGTCGCGCGGTTCGCGGTGGGCACCCCGGTCGCGGGGTGGGCCGACTACGACGTCTGGAAGGCCGAGGGATCAGCGAACCCACCCGACGACCGCGTCGCCGGGGCGTACCTGGGTTACACCTCGGGCACCACCGGCCGACCCAAGGGTGTCCGGCGGGAGATTCCGCCGATCCCGCCGGAGCTGATGATCACGTTCTTCGGCTCCCTCCTGAGCGGATTCGCGCTGTATCCGGGGCCGGGTGTGCACCTGGCGTGCTCCCCGCTCTACCATGCGGCACCGGGCAACATCGCCGCGCAGTCGCTGCACCTCGGCCACACCGTCGTGATCCTGCCGAAGTTCGAACCCGAGACCGTCCTCCGCACGATCGAGCGGTACCGGGTCACCAGCTCGCAACTGGTGCCGACCCATGTGCACCGCCTGTTACGCCTTCCCGCCGACGTCCGGGGACGCTACGACCTGTCCAGCCTGACGAACCTCCTGGTGGCCGGTGCACCGTTCGGGCCGGAGACCAAGCAGGCCGCGCTCGACTGGCTCGGCCCGGTCGTCTGGGAGTACCTCGCCTCGACCGAGGGCATGGTCGCGATCGCCTCCCCCGCCGACGCGCGGTCGCACCCGGGAACGGTCGGGCGGCCGACGTCGGAGGTGCGCATCCTCGACGACGACGGCGAGCCGGTTCCGGTCGGGGAGGCCGGGCGAATCTTTTTCGCCTCGCCCTCGGCGTTCGTGTACCACAACGATCCGGAGAAGACCGCGGCCGCGGTTCGTCCGGACGGCTTCGTCACCGCTGGTGACCTGGGGCAGCTCGACGAGGACGGGTACTTGTACCTGCTCGACCGGCGCGACGACCTGATCATCTCCGGCGGCGTCAACGTCTACCCGTCCGAGGTCGAGCAGCGGCTCCTGCTGCACCCGGCCGTCGCCGATGTCGCGGTGATCGGCGCGCCCGATCCGGAGTGGGGACAGACGGTCGTCGCGATCGTGCAGACCGAACCGGGGACGACGCCGGGCGAAGCACTGGTCGGGGAACTCGACCGGCACTGCCGTCAGGGCTTGGCGGCGCAGAAGTGTCCCCGCCGCTTCGAGTTCCGCGAGGCGCTGCCCCGGACGCCTACCGGGAAACTGCTCCGCCGGACGCTCCGCGAGGAGGTGTCCGCAGCATGA
- a CDS encoding phosphotransferase, giving the protein MTRLPLPTVSDPELLIDDPAALTPEWLSRALGLPVRATRHAPIGTGQIGGSYRVELEYAGPVPSEAPTSVVAKIAVGTEAQRAQVSRAFVSEVGFYLHLADRVKARIPHCWYGAISTDHTRFTLILEDLTPSVPGNQAAGCTLEQAHDAVQNLAALHASFWNDEFLVSGLEWLTLPTTELAQLAGVALQGATETFVERFGADLAHEDAATLAAAATVVTEWVLSHQTPFSLVHGDYRLDNLMFPRSGTGSAALDWQGLSIGHPGRDLAYFVALSLPPDLRREHEHELVAAYHSALVGHGVRGFSPDDCLAGYRVGMLQGPLITVLGCVYSPAERTADADAMFLSMASRSARAIRDLGTVELISAPRHEPAADRRSGSPPG; this is encoded by the coding sequence ATGACGCGGCTTCCCTTACCCACCGTCAGCGACCCCGAGCTGCTGATCGATGATCCGGCCGCGCTCACGCCGGAGTGGCTGAGCCGGGCGCTCGGCCTCCCGGTGCGGGCGACGCGGCACGCGCCGATCGGCACCGGCCAGATCGGCGGAAGCTACCGGGTGGAGTTGGAGTACGCCGGGCCGGTCCCGTCGGAGGCGCCGACGAGTGTCGTCGCCAAGATCGCCGTCGGCACCGAGGCGCAACGCGCGCAGGTCAGCCGCGCGTTCGTCTCGGAGGTGGGGTTCTATCTGCACCTCGCCGACCGGGTCAAGGCCCGCATCCCGCACTGCTGGTACGGCGCGATCAGTACCGACCACACCCGCTTCACGCTGATCCTCGAGGACCTGACGCCCTCGGTGCCGGGCAACCAGGCCGCCGGGTGCACGCTGGAGCAGGCCCACGACGCCGTGCAGAACCTCGCCGCGCTGCACGCGTCGTTCTGGAACGACGAGTTCCTCGTGAGCGGGCTGGAGTGGCTCACTCTTCCGACGACCGAACTCGCCCAACTCGCCGGGGTCGCCCTCCAGGGCGCCACCGAGACGTTCGTCGAGCGCTTCGGCGCGGACCTGGCGCACGAGGACGCCGCGACGCTCGCCGCCGCGGCGACGGTGGTGACCGAGTGGGTGCTCTCCCACCAGACGCCGTTCTCACTGGTCCACGGCGACTACCGGCTGGACAACCTGATGTTCCCGCGGTCCGGAACCGGCTCGGCGGCCCTGGACTGGCAAGGGCTCTCGATCGGCCATCCGGGGCGGGACCTCGCCTACTTCGTCGCGCTGTCGCTCCCGCCGGACCTCCGGCGGGAGCACGAGCACGAGTTGGTCGCCGCCTACCACTCCGCGCTGGTCGGCCACGGGGTGCGGGGCTTCTCCCCCGACGACTGCCTGGCCGGTTACCGGGTCGGAATGCTGCAGGGACCGCTGATCACCGTGCTCGGCTGCGTCTACTCCCCGGCGGAGCGGACCGCCGACGCCGACGCGATGTTCCTGTCGATGGCGTCGCGGTCGGCGCGCGCCATCCGGGACCTGGGCACCGTGGAGCTGATCAGCGCTCCGCGGCACGAGCCCGCTGCTGACCGACGAAGCGGGTCGCCGCCCGGTTGA
- a CDS encoding SDR family NAD(P)-dependent oxidoreductase: protein MDKNKFSGRTALVTGGGSGIGAALCRALAVGGAQVVCTDLDGDAAARVAADLPDARSARLDVTDADAVQRVVDDVDCPDLLFNNAGIVFGGETTDLTLGQWNQIIDVNLRGVVHGIAAAYPRMVARGSGHIVNVASLAGLLPSGLLTSYVTTKHAIVGLSLALRSEAAAHGVGVTVVCPGAVDTPILDKGSVGRIVARDLFLQGKQRPYDVDRLAAEVLRAVAADRAMVVTPRSGRLAWRFGRAAPLLLNRAATRFVGQQRARAAER from the coding sequence GTGGACAAGAACAAGTTCTCCGGACGGACGGCGCTGGTGACCGGCGGCGGCTCCGGGATCGGCGCCGCACTCTGCCGCGCACTGGCCGTCGGCGGCGCCCAGGTGGTCTGCACCGACCTGGACGGCGACGCGGCCGCGCGGGTCGCCGCTGACCTGCCGGACGCTCGCTCGGCCCGCCTCGACGTCACCGACGCCGACGCCGTCCAGCGGGTGGTCGACGACGTCGACTGCCCGGATCTGCTGTTCAACAACGCCGGCATCGTGTTCGGCGGCGAGACCACGGACCTGACGCTCGGCCAGTGGAACCAGATCATCGACGTCAACCTGCGCGGCGTCGTCCACGGGATCGCTGCGGCGTACCCGCGGATGGTCGCGAGGGGCTCCGGGCACATCGTCAACGTCGCCTCGCTCGCCGGACTGCTCCCCTCCGGGCTGCTGACCAGCTACGTCACGACCAAACACGCGATCGTCGGGCTGTCGCTGGCGCTGCGCTCGGAGGCCGCCGCGCACGGCGTCGGGGTGACCGTCGTCTGTCCCGGCGCGGTGGACACCCCGATCCTCGACAAGGGTTCGGTGGGGCGCATCGTCGCCCGCGACCTGTTCCTGCAGGGCAAGCAGCGGCCGTACGACGTCGACCGGCTGGCCGCCGAGGTGCTGCGCGCGGTCGCCGCCGACCGGGCGATGGTGGTGACGCCGCGCAGCGGCCGGCTCGCCTGGCGCTTCGGCCGGGCCGCACCGCTGCTGCTCAACCGGGCGGCGACCCGCTTCGTCGGTCAGCAGCGGGCTCGTGCCGCGGAGCGCTGA
- a CDS encoding TetR/AcrR family transcriptional regulator — protein MTAQTEGGTGGLPVEGLPPWQRARRERIIDAGLAVLRQHEYERIQIRDVAEAADVARATLYRYFASKDHLYACVLQKWSALDRPDPALRKATAEERVRTWIRRLIRAFEREPQFFRASLALQHSADPEATRILAEMSLASLSRLTQHLAVLGPDRAADAADILFSIVNWGSMRAIFHGGDMKKVYRLADRFIDSLAPELR, from the coding sequence ATGACGGCGCAGACAGAGGGCGGGACCGGCGGCCTGCCGGTGGAAGGCCTGCCGCCGTGGCAGCGCGCCCGACGGGAGCGGATCATCGACGCGGGGCTCGCCGTGCTGCGGCAGCACGAGTACGAGCGCATCCAGATCCGCGACGTCGCCGAGGCCGCCGACGTCGCCCGCGCGACGCTCTACCGCTACTTCGCGTCCAAAGACCACCTCTACGCGTGCGTGCTCCAGAAGTGGTCGGCGCTCGACCGTCCGGACCCGGCGCTGCGGAAGGCCACGGCGGAGGAGCGCGTCCGGACCTGGATCCGCCGGCTGATCCGTGCGTTCGAGCGGGAGCCGCAGTTCTTCCGGGCGTCGCTGGCGTTGCAGCACAGCGCCGATCCGGAAGCCACCCGGATCCTCGCCGAGATGTCCCTGGCCTCACTGTCGCGACTGACGCAGCACCTCGCGGTGCTCGGGCCCGACCGAGCCGCCGACGCCGCGGACATTCTCTTCTCGATCGTCAACTGGGGCTCGATGCGGGCGATCTTCCACGGCGGCGACATGAAGAAGGTCTACCGGCTCGCCGACCGGTTCATCGACTCGCTCGCGCCCGAGCTGCGCTGA
- a CDS encoding carboxymuconolactone decarboxylase family protein, whose amino-acid sequence MTEQPDELRRRGLERMAEVYGFEFQDGEGEFWRYTADHLFADIWNRPGLSTRDRRLMLIGLLAATGTMDVLGLQIPAAYQNGELDDDELREIVIFLSHYVGWPTGAKLNTLVEQTIAKGAR is encoded by the coding sequence ATGACCGAGCAGCCGGACGAGTTACGCCGCCGTGGCCTGGAGCGGATGGCCGAGGTCTACGGCTTCGAGTTCCAGGACGGCGAAGGTGAATTCTGGCGCTACACCGCCGATCACCTCTTCGCCGACATCTGGAACCGGCCGGGGCTGAGCACCCGCGACCGTCGGCTCATGCTCATCGGGCTGCTCGCCGCCACCGGCACCATGGACGTGCTGGGACTCCAGATCCCGGCCGCCTACCAGAACGGCGAACTCGACGACGACGAGCTGCGGGAGATCGTCATCTTCCTCAGTCACTACGTCGGTTGGCCGACCGGGGCGAAGCTCAACACGCTGGTCGAGCAGACGATCGCCAAGGGCGCGCGCTAA
- a CDS encoding NAD(P)-dependent oxidoreductase: MTGPVGFVGLGAIGAPMARRLLDWPDGLFVYDVAPEPLAEFVRAGAKVATSVAELAAAVGGAGTVCVMVRDDDQVRDVLAEILGAASPGLVVAIHSTVAPETPARLAELSARSGVRVIDAPVSGSTIGAANGTLAILVGGADDAYAAAADVLARMGTRVIHAGPIGAGTRMKVARNLLHFVSFTAVAEAQRLAEAAGIDLVELGHVVRHTDAITGGPGAIMYRDSTAQLAPEDPWHGIFAHVRALGEKDLGLAVGMAERLGVDVPLARYSLANLARALGLPPDVPDSTDEPAEGTA, encoded by the coding sequence ATGACGGGTCCGGTGGGGTTCGTCGGGCTGGGGGCGATCGGCGCTCCGATGGCCCGGCGGCTGCTGGACTGGCCCGATGGGCTGTTCGTCTACGACGTCGCACCGGAGCCACTCGCCGAATTCGTGCGGGCCGGGGCGAAGGTGGCGACGAGCGTGGCGGAGCTGGCCGCAGCGGTGGGCGGCGCCGGCACCGTCTGCGTCATGGTGCGCGACGACGACCAGGTACGCGACGTGCTCGCGGAGATCCTCGGGGCGGCCTCTCCCGGGCTCGTGGTCGCGATCCACTCGACGGTCGCACCGGAGACCCCGGCGCGGCTCGCGGAGCTGTCCGCGCGCTCCGGTGTCCGGGTGATCGACGCGCCGGTCAGCGGAAGCACGATCGGCGCCGCGAACGGCACGCTGGCCATCCTGGTCGGCGGCGCGGACGACGCGTACGCCGCGGCCGCGGACGTGCTGGCCAGGATGGGAACCCGGGTGATCCACGCCGGGCCGATCGGGGCCGGGACCAGGATGAAGGTGGCCCGGAACCTGCTGCACTTCGTCTCGTTCACCGCCGTCGCCGAAGCGCAGCGGCTGGCCGAGGCGGCCGGGATCGACCTGGTGGAGCTGGGCCACGTCGTACGCCACACCGACGCGATCACCGGCGGCCCCGGCGCCATCATGTACCGCGACTCGACCGCGCAGCTCGCGCCGGAGGACCCCTGGCACGGGATCTTCGCGCACGTCCGGGCGCTCGGGGAGAAGGACCTCGGCCTCGCGGTCGGGATGGCCGAACGGCTCGGGGTCGACGTCCCGCTCGCCCGCTACTCGCTCGCCAACCTCGCCCGTGCACTGGGCCTTCCGCCGGATGTTCCGGACAGTACCGACGAACCCGCGGAGGGCACCGCATGA
- a CDS encoding cytochrome P450 — protein MNFDPYDHLLQDDPYPVYRRLRRESPLHHNTEHDFWVLTRHADVSAALRADRAYSNTMGVSMDKSAWSPHAHVVMSFLAMDPPEQSRLRKLVSRGFTPRRVAEMEPRIQRITDHYLDRLLTGAGPGATASFDWIGDLAGKVPMDVISEMLGVPEPDRVEVRRLADLLVQREDGLRDVPSAGLDAGLRLMEYYRNHVAERHRRPTDDLTSALLAADGEGTDGGADGGERMTDDEVVAFLFLMVVAGNETTTKLLGNAIYQLTAHPEQRDLVFGDPTLIPAWVEETLRFDTSTQLLARHLVEDVTLHDVTAPAGAQVLLALGSAGRDDAVFSAPDTFDVTRSKDELARILSFGGGRHYCLGASLARLEANIVLREVVRRFRTVEVDHERCLRFYSANVRGYAYLPVTAEVR, from the coding sequence ATGAACTTCGACCCGTACGACCACCTGCTCCAGGACGATCCGTACCCGGTCTACCGGCGGCTGCGGCGGGAGAGCCCGCTCCACCACAACACCGAGCACGACTTCTGGGTGCTCACGCGCCACGCCGACGTCAGCGCCGCCCTGCGTGCGGATCGCGCGTACAGCAACACGATGGGCGTCTCGATGGACAAGAGCGCCTGGAGCCCGCACGCGCACGTCGTCATGTCGTTCCTGGCGATGGACCCACCCGAGCAGTCCCGGCTGCGGAAACTGGTCTCCCGGGGCTTCACGCCGCGTCGGGTCGCCGAAATGGAGCCACGGATCCAGCGGATCACCGACCACTACCTCGACCGGCTGCTGACCGGCGCCGGACCCGGCGCGACGGCGTCGTTCGACTGGATCGGTGACTTGGCGGGCAAGGTGCCGATGGACGTCATCTCCGAGATGCTCGGCGTGCCCGAGCCCGATCGCGTCGAGGTGCGTCGCCTCGCCGACCTGCTGGTCCAGCGCGAGGACGGGCTGCGGGACGTGCCTTCCGCCGGCCTCGATGCCGGGCTCCGGCTGATGGAGTACTACCGCAACCACGTCGCCGAGCGACACCGGCGGCCGACGGACGACCTGACGTCGGCACTGCTCGCTGCGGATGGCGAGGGCACGGACGGAGGTGCTGACGGGGGCGAGCGGATGACCGACGACGAGGTCGTCGCGTTCCTGTTCCTCATGGTCGTCGCCGGCAACGAGACGACGACGAAGCTGCTCGGCAACGCGATCTACCAGCTCACCGCGCACCCGGAGCAGCGCGACCTGGTCTTCGGCGACCCGACGCTGATCCCGGCGTGGGTCGAGGAGACCCTGCGGTTCGACACCTCCACCCAGCTGCTGGCCCGGCATCTCGTCGAGGACGTCACGCTGCACGACGTCACGGCCCCGGCCGGCGCCCAGGTGCTCCTCGCGCTCGGTTCGGCCGGCCGGGACGACGCGGTCTTCTCCGCGCCGGACACGTTCGACGTCACCCGGTCCAAGGACGAGCTCGCCCGGATCTTGAGCTTCGGGGGCGGGCGGCACTACTGCCTCGGGGCGAGCCTGGCGCGGCTGGAGGCGAACATCGTGCTGCGGGAAGTCGTCCGGAGGTTCCGCACCGTCGAGGTGGACCACGAGCGGTGCCTGCGCTTCTACTCCGCCAACGTGCGCGGCTACGCGTACCTCCCGGTCACGGCGGAAGTGCGCTGA
- a CDS encoding FAD-binding protein: protein MSVEPVPAVAADEVTDWSDDVDVLVIGAGMAGVSAAIEAATAGARVLVIDRGGRLTCTSAMSGGHFYLGGGTPVQQATGWEDTPAEMAAYLAQMSPECDPEKIRLYAEGSVEHFGWLESLGFEFERSYYPHKAVVQPGTQGLMFTGNEKCWPFREIARPAPRGHKPPVVGDIGGGSFVVERALNRLAELGVEVRYDTGASALVVRDDTVVGARWRRYADEGVIRARSVVLAAGGFVLNPEMVDAYAPQLGALFTRGMALGNTYDDGLGIRLGESVGGIADHMEGAFFTSPFYPPEETLRGIVVNKLGRRFVSEDVYHSRVAAFVFDQPDQAAYLILDSATMTQPSYKFQPLVDGWDTIEEMERALGMPAGALVATMRAYDTAAATGDDPEFHKAEQYVVPLDQGPWGAYDLTPGACFYSGFSCGGLRVNPDGQLLRAEGSVVAGVYAAGACASNIAVDGRGYASGTQLGEASFFGRRCGRHAARLGQERVLL, encoded by the coding sequence GTGAGTGTGGAGCCGGTTCCGGCGGTCGCGGCGGACGAGGTGACGGATTGGTCCGACGACGTCGACGTCCTGGTGATCGGCGCCGGGATGGCCGGGGTGAGCGCCGCGATCGAGGCGGCGACGGCGGGTGCCCGCGTCCTGGTCATCGACCGCGGCGGACGGCTGACCTGCACCAGCGCGATGTCCGGTGGGCACTTCTACCTCGGTGGCGGCACGCCGGTCCAGCAGGCCACCGGGTGGGAGGACACTCCGGCCGAGATGGCCGCGTACCTGGCCCAGATGTCGCCGGAGTGCGATCCGGAGAAGATCCGCCTCTACGCCGAAGGCAGCGTCGAGCACTTCGGCTGGCTGGAGTCGCTCGGGTTCGAGTTCGAGCGCTCGTACTACCCGCACAAGGCCGTGGTGCAGCCGGGAACCCAGGGCCTGATGTTCACCGGCAACGAGAAGTGCTGGCCGTTCCGGGAGATCGCCCGGCCGGCGCCGCGCGGTCACAAGCCGCCGGTCGTGGGCGACATCGGTGGTGGCTCGTTCGTCGTCGAACGGGCGCTCAACCGGCTGGCCGAACTCGGCGTGGAGGTCCGCTATGACACCGGCGCGAGCGCGCTGGTGGTGCGGGACGACACGGTGGTCGGCGCGCGCTGGCGCCGCTACGCGGACGAAGGCGTCATCCGGGCCCGGAGCGTCGTACTCGCCGCAGGTGGGTTCGTCCTCAACCCGGAGATGGTCGACGCCTACGCGCCGCAGCTGGGCGCGTTGTTCACCCGGGGAATGGCCCTGGGCAACACCTACGACGACGGACTGGGCATCCGGCTCGGCGAGTCGGTGGGCGGCATCGCCGACCACATGGAGGGGGCCTTCTTCACCTCGCCGTTCTACCCGCCGGAGGAGACCCTGCGGGGCATCGTGGTGAACAAGCTCGGCCGGCGGTTCGTCAGCGAGGACGTCTACCACTCCCGGGTCGCGGCGTTCGTCTTCGACCAGCCCGACCAGGCCGCGTACCTGATCCTCGACTCGGCGACGATGACGCAGCCGAGCTACAAGTTCCAGCCGCTCGTCGACGGGTGGGACACGATCGAGGAGATGGAGCGGGCGCTGGGGATGCCCGCCGGGGCGCTGGTGGCCACGATGCGGGCGTACGACACGGCCGCCGCCACCGGCGACGACCCGGAGTTCCACAAGGCCGAGCAGTACGTCGTCCCACTCGACCAGGGCCCGTGGGGTGCCTACGACCTCACCCCCGGTGCGTGCTTCTACTCCGGCTTCAGCTGCGGGGGCTTGCGGGTCAATCCGGACGGCCAGCTGCTGCGCGCCGAGGGGTCGGTCGTCGCCGGTGTCTACGCGGCGGGCGCCTGCGCGTCGAACATCGCGGTGGACGGGCGCGGGTACGCGTCCGGCACCCAGCTGGGTGAGGCGTCGTTCTTCGGCAGGCGCTGCGGACGCCACGCGGCTCGCCTCGGGCAAGAACGTGTTCTACTTTGA